TCGTCATCCCGGAGAATCCAGAATTTCAGTTACAGATAAGTATCTTTATTTAGATGAAGAGGAGTTTGTAAATAAACTGATTGACTACAGAGATTCACAGAAAACCATTTTAACTTTCTACATTCCGGCAATTCACTGTAGCTCCTGTATTTGGCTACTGGAAAGGCTTAATTCATTAGACGATGGAATCATAGAAAACCGTGTGGATTTCTTAAAGAAACAGGTGCACATTCAGTTTAATCAAAGCAAGACCAGTCTTAGAAAGCTGGTAGAGCTATTGGCAAGCATAGGGTATGAACCTTTAATCAGCTTAAATGACGTTATTAAAGAAAATAAAGCTATAAAAGATGATACACCTACGAAAATAGCCGTCGCGGGGTTCTGTTTTGGTAATATCATGATGCTTAGTTTCCCCTCTTATTTCGGTTTATCGGAAGCAGAAGCTCAATTTGGACAGTTTTTTGGTTTAATCAATGTATTGCTTTGTTTTCCTGTTTTCTTTTACTCCGGTCGTGATTATTTTAAAAACGCCTACCATAGTTTAGCGAATAGGGTTTTGGATATAAATTTCCCCTTAGCTTTGGGTATATTAGTAATGTTTGTAAGGACATTGGCAGAATGGACTTTCGGTTTAGGAGAAGGTTACGCAGATAGTCTGGCAGGATTAGTATTTTTCTTAAATGTTGGAAAATACATGCAAAACAGAACGTATTATCATCTTTCTTTTGAACGCGATTATCGGTCTTTTTTCCCGGTTGCTGTTCAGGTTGTGAAGGAAAATGGAGAAGAAATTCCAACTCCTTTGGAGAATTTGAAGAAGGGGGATCGGATTAGAGTTAAGAACCAGGAAATTATTCCTGCTGATTCGATTTTACTAAGAGGCGAGGGACTTATAGATTTTAGCTTTGTAACTGGCGAGTCTCAGCCAGTCAATAAGGTACTAGGAGAAATAATATATGCTGGTGGAAGGCAAACAGGTAAATCTTTGGAATTGGAAGTTGTAAAACCTGTTTCACAAAGTTATTTAACTAGTTTATGGAATAATGAAGTATTTGACAAACATCAGCAAAATAAAATAAAAACCTTTTTAAGTGTTGTTAGCCATTATTTCAGCATTATTCTATTAATAATCGCTTTTGGATCCTTAATTTATTGGTTACCCATAGATTGGAAAGTAGGTGTTTCTGCATTTACCGCAGTATTGATTATAGCTTGTCCTTGTGCGCTTGCTTTAAGTACACCATTTACAATGTCTACAGCATTAAGCATTTTAGATAAGAACAAATTCTACCTTAAAAATACTGATGTTGTAGAGCAATTAGCTGCTGTAAACACAATAACTTTTGATAAAACAGGTACAGTAAGCATTTCTGAAGTGCAGGGAGTTGTTTTTAAAGGAATAATGGAGGAGAACGAAAAGCAACTAATTTATAATGTTTGTAAAAACTCTTCACATCCACATAGTATAAGGATTTCCAATTTCTTAGGAAAGCGTAAAGACATCAAGATAGATAATTATGAAGAAATACTTGGTAAAGGAATAAAAGCGATTGTAGAAGGAGAATGTGTTCTGATAGGAAGTAGTTCTTTCGTTACCGGAATTTCGCAAAAAGAAATAGAAACACCTGAAGTACATATTAAAATAGATAATAAGTATATTGGTTTTTTTCAGATAAAACAACGATTTAGAGAAGATTTAGATGTTTTATTGACTTCTTTAAATAAAGACTACCAGACTTATTTATTGTCTGGAGATACCGAACAAGATGCAGTTGTTCTGAATCAGTTTTTTAAAAGTAAAGACGATTTGAAATTTAAGCAATCACCAGAAGATAAACTAAACTTTATCAAATCTAAACAGGAGAATGGCTCTAAGGTACTAATGGTAGGTGACGGGCTGAATGACTCCGGAGCTTTAAAGCAAAGCGACGCAGGCATTGCTGTAACAGATAATATTAATAATTTTACTCCAGGCAGTGATGCAGTCTTGGATGGAACTATGTTAAATAAGTTGCCGGATTTCCTAAGATTTTGCAAATCGTCAGTAAAGGTGATTCATAAATCTTTTTGTATATCTTTAGTTTATAATGTATTTGGATTGGCATTTGCTGTTTCTGGACAATTGTCTCCATTATTTGCAGCTATATTGATGCCGTTAAGTACGATAACAATTATTTCGTTTACAACATTGGCAGTAAGAGCATCTGCAAAAAAAATAGGATTATTATGAAAGCGATTTTCTTTTTAATAGGATGTAGTGTACTGGTAGCTCTCCTGTTTCTGATAGCCTTCTTATGGGCTCAAAGGAGTGGACAAAACGAAGATTTATATACTCCATCGGTTAGAATGTTGTTTGATGACGATGGAACTGAAAAAGATGAATAAAATAATTTGCAGAAAATTTGGTACAATTTGAAAAATAAATGTTTATTTGCCTTAGGAACTGCTATGAGTACTAAGATACTAGGTTCATTAGAGATTAGTGTCGATAATATTATAGGTTTTAACATAAATTAATTTTAAATTCAACAAAAAAACATTTGTTATGGAAAAATTCTCAAAAGTGAAAGAGTTAATCGCTTCAGCTGAGGCAGATGCAGAAAAATTTTACAACAACGGAAACGGTGCTGCTGGTACTCGTTTAAGAAAAGCTTTACAAGAAATTAAAGGCTTAGCCCAAGAAATTCGTAACGAAGTTACTGAATTGAAAAACAAAGAAAAATAGTATTCGTTCTCAGAAAATAGGAAAAAAGCCCCAATATAAACATATGGGGCTTTTTGTTAAGCAAATTATATGAATTATTGAGCCTTTTTAGGTTCGATATTAGGTAGAAAACCTGTGATAATTCCCAGCAAAGGAAGGAACGAACAAATATTGAATACATAAAAAATATCTGTTTTATCTGCCAGCCACCCTAAAAGCGCGGATCCGACTCCTCCCATTCCGAAAGCAAAGCCAAAGAATAATCCTGCTATCATTCCTACTTTACCAGGGAGAAGATCTGTAGCGTACACTAAAATTGCTGAGAAGGCGGAAGCAATAATAACTCCTATAACGAGAGAAAGAGCTGCTGTCCAGAATAAATTAACATGAGGTAGTAGCAAAGTAAAAGGAGCCGCACCTAAAATGGAAATCCAGATAATATATTTCCTTCCAAACCTATCACCAAGTGGGCCGCCTATAATCGTCCCAATTGCAATTGCTGCCAGAAATAAAAACAGATACATCTGTGATTCCTGAACAGAAACATTAAACTTTTCTATTAAAAAGAAAGTTAGATAGCTTGTAAGGCTGGCCATATAAAAGTATTTGGAGAATATCAGGACTAATAAAATAATCAGCGCCGACGTTATTCTGCCTTTTGACAGCTTTAAACTACCGTCATGAATAGGTTTGGCTGTTTGCTTTTTCAGGTATAAATGATTGTTGTACCATTTTCCAATCTTTGTAAGAATAATTAGTCCCATCACACCAATAACGGTGAACCATAGTATGTGAGTTTGTCCATGAGGAATAACAATCAATGCAGCTAGTAAAGGTCCGATAGCACTTCCCGTATTTCCCCCCAGTTGGAAAATTGACTGGGCCAAGCCTTTTTTACCTCCGGAGGCCATATGTGCTACTCTGGAAGATTCCGGATGAAATATTGACGATCCTATCCCGACAAAACTAACAGAAAGAAGTAATTGTGCGAAAGTATTTGAAAAAGCTAATAAGATAAGCCCCACTGTTGTACTGGACATTCCAATAACCAAAGAGAATGGTTTTGGCTTTTTGTCTGTATAACTTCCAATAAATGGCTGTAAAATAGAAGCTGTAAGCTGATAGGTGAGCGTGATTAATCCTATTTGTGCATAAGTGAGATTAAAGTTTTGTTTGATTAAAGGATATAAAGAAGGGATTACCGATTGTATCAAATCATTAATCAGGTGAGTAAAGCTGATTGTAAATAAAATCGTGTAAATTGTTTTTTGTGCTATTTTATTAGCGTCTTGTTGAAGGTATTGTTCTTGAGCTTCCATAAATCATGTAAATATTAATGCCATTTGATTATCTTTTCTGCTACAGCCCAAGCGTCATTGGGCTTTTTATCTATGATTGCCTGTAATAGGTTTTCGTGTAGAGCTTGTGTTTCAATAAAAGAACCTGTATTGGAATAATGATTCATAAACCATTTTTTCAAATGTTTCGCAGCGGTTCGGTATAGTTCAAAAAATATTTCATTTTTTGAAGCAATAGCGATAGATGTATGAAAATTGAGATCTGCTTTTACACATTCCTCCAAATTTCCCGTAACGGCCTGTAGCTTTCTTTCAAGGAGATACGCTTTCATGGATCTGATATCCTCTTCAGATCGGTTAAAGGCAGCCTTTTCGGCTATTTTCATTTCTAAAAGGCGCCGTACTTCATCTAAATCTTCCAGATTGGCCTTACTGAAATTTTTGTCCAACGGGTTCTTTATGTTAGATGCGTCTTCTACGAAAGTTCCAAGTCCTTGTTGAACTCTTAAATAACCTGAATTGACCAATAGCTTTACGGCTTCTCTGATACTGGATCTGCCGACTCCAAAATCTTTCATTAGTTCTGGTTCAATAGGCAGTTTATCTCCGGATTTATAAAAGCCTGATAGGATTTGGTTTTTTATCTTATCGGAAACAGATTCTGCTAAGGATTTTTTAATAATCATATTACATCATATCATCTGATGATTCAAAAGTAGAATTTATTATAGAAAATCTAAAAAATATTTCAGTTTATTAGGATAGGAATAAAAGAAGGAAAGGAGTGAGCAATAAAGAGTAGTTGTTATTCTACCGTCTTTATAAAAGTGATGTTCCGCTTCAAACCGGCTATTTTAGTACGCTTAACAGCAGATTTTTTAAAGACTTTGCCAAACACCTCTTCAGTAATTTCTTCCCAATCTCTTTTTGACATTTCCAGTAAATCCGGATGCGGATTAAAAGCTTCTTCCTGATGGATTACAGAAAAGCGATTCCACGGACAAACATTTTGGCAGACATCACAGCCAAACATCCAGTTATCCATTTTATTTTTAAAAGAATGGGGAATTTCTTCTTTCAGTTCTATCGTGAGATAAGAAATACATTTACTTCCATCGACTACATAAGGCGATACTATTGCTTCTGTAGGGCAGGCGTCTATACATCTTGTACATGTCCCACAATGATCAGTCGAAAAAGGAACATCATAAGCCAGTTCCATATCGACGATTAATTCGCCTAAAAAGAAGAACGAACCACTTTTATTATTTATGATATTGGCATTTTTTCCAACCCATCCTAATCCGCCTTTTTTGGCCCAGGCTTTATCCAGAACAGGTGCCGAATCGACAAATGCCCGTCCTGATACCGCTCCAATATTTTCTTCAATAAAATGATGAAGTGATTTCAACTTATCTTTTATAACAAAATGATAGTCTGTGCCATAAGCGTACTTTGAAATTTTAGGAGCAGATTCATCGTTTTGTTTTGCATCGGTATAATAGTTCAATGCAATGGAGATAACAGATTTAGCACCATCCACCAAAAGCCTTGGATCCAGTCTCTTATCGAAATGATTGTTCATGTAAGCCATTTCGCCTTGATAATCATTTCGGAGCCATTTTTCTAATCGGGAAGCTTCTTCTTCAAGGAATTCGGCTTTTGAAATACCACAAAACAAAAAACCTAAGCGTTTGGCCTCGGCTTTTATCATTTCACTGTATTTCAATTTCTGTTGCTCGTTCATCTGTTGATAAATAAAAGCTTTTGCTTTTTCCTGTATCTTATAAAAGATTTAATAATTCTCGCAAGATTAACCCGACAATTAGGGCTATAGAAAAGCTTATCAATGTGCCTAACAAAATATATTCCGTTAGTTTTTTGTCTTTGGAGTTTGTGAGGTCGCCAAATCTAAATATAGATTTCGCAGCCAGCAAATATCCTATTCCTTCCAGAAAATTGATACTGATAAATGTAACAATCAGGATTCGTTCTAAAATACCGATATATTTTCCCGCGTCTTTCAGCGAATCTGTGTCCAGAGATTCATCGTTTTCTTTTAAGGCGCTATACCATTTATTGAAAAACAATTTGAGCAGGGTAGGAGCTACAGATGTAACCATTAAAAATGCAATTGCATAAAGCATTATCGTTTCAATAGATAATGACATAGTTATCATCTCTACATTTCCAAAATATCCATAAAAAACCAATGCGATTACAATTATATGCAATAGCTGATCTAAGGTGAAAAGTAGCAATTTATAACCCGTTGACTTTTTTTCCAGATAAATCTTTCCCAGATCTATGAAAAAATGAGATATAAGAATTATGAGTAAACCTAACCAATATTCCGATAATGATCCTATAAAAAATAGCAATATGAGTAAGGTATGTACTCCTATATGATAATACAGGTACTTAGAGTGAGCGCCATTTCTGTTCCTCTCCGCAATCCATTTATTACTTTGCAGCGAGAAATCGCCAATAATATGCGCCAATATTAATTTTAGGATGAAGATGTACATTTAGCGATTAAGGTTTTTTGACAATAATTGATGGTTTTCAGGATATAATCGTAACCTGCTTTTTTTAGCTCTCTACTAATCTGGCTCTGCTTCTTGCCAATCTTATTGGTGAGCTCCGCTTGGTTGAGTTCTTTATAGGCTAAACTGTAATATACAGTTGAAGATACGTTGGCATTCCAGTTATGGATAATGAAAGCCATTAAGTCTAAGTAGATATTCAGCTGTTCATCCAGATCTTTCCATGGTGTTTTTATCTTTAATGTTTCTTTTTGTAAAGCATCAAAGGTTTCACCCGAAAATACAAACGCCTGTCCGTTAGATTTTTTCAGCGAGTCTGCTTCATAATCTTTCTCACCGATACCTACAGCCATTCTTACATCTAATCCCTGTATAGATTTAATGATAGTTTTAATATAAATAATGGCTTCAAAAGCTTGTTCTATAGATGTTTCCATTTGAAAACTATCGCCCCTGTATATTTCCCAGCTGCTTTTTTTTAGAGCATATTTAGCCAATGCTTTTTCTAACAAAGGGAGCCAAAGTTTTGTATCGACTTGTCGGGAATTAATAATATCTCCGGTTAATATAGCTATCACTTTATAACTGTTATAAAAGCAAATATAACCGATTTTGGTTATAATTTTGAATATAACTGATTTTAGTTATAATCTAAAATATAACAGTATTTGGTTATATTAATCCAGACTATTCTTTAAAACCCAATATCTATAGCCTGTAATAGCTTTTTCAAACTTAGTCAGTTTAACCGGATCTTTTTTGTACAGACTGGGTAACAGCTTTTTATTTAAAGAATTTAAGAGTTTAAACAGGCCTTTCATGATTATGATTTAGCTAAATATAGTTAGAGTCTATTTAAAATTCATTTATCTTTTTAAGATTCTCAATCTAAAGCTCAAATACCATTCCCTTTTCCGGCAGGCTTACCTGATAATCTTTATTTTCTAAATCATTCTTTAAAGCCAGCATACTGGATTGCTCGCCATGTACCAGAAATATCCGTTTGGGCTTTTTAGGAATTGCAGCAATGTAATCCAGGATGTCTTGATGATCGGCATGGCCGCTAAACAAATCTGTCTTATCTATTTTTGCAAATACAGCTAAATCTTTCCCTTTTAGCCTAATAAAAGCATCTCCCCGTAGTAAGCGATGACCTAAAGTGCCTTCTGAGCAATAGCCAATAAATAAAATCTTGGCGTAAATATTTTGGATGTTATGGAAAAGATGGTCTTGAATTCTACCCCCTTCAAGCATTCCTGCAGAAGAAATAATGATACAGGGTTCGAAATGATCGGCAATTTCTTTGCTTTCTTTTAATTCCTTTACATAAGACAAATTTTCGAATTCAAATTTATCTCCATAGGTTTCATAAAATGCTTCAGCTTCTTCATTAACATAATTTTTATACTTTCTATAGACCTCGGTAGCCCGATTGGCCAAAGGACTGTCGACAAATACAGGAATAGGAGGAAGTAATTTTTTAGAAAATATCTTATTAAGTGAATAAACCAGTGCCTGTGTACGCCCGACAGAAAAAGCAGGAATAATTAACCTTCCAGGTTGCTCTAAACAGGTTTCGGTTATATGTTTTATTAAAGTTTCTTCTATTGTTGAATCCGTAGAATGATGTTTGCCTCCGTAAGTAGATTCGCAAACCAGATATTCTGTTTGCGATAATATTTCAGGATCAACCAAAACAGGTGAGTTTTGTCTACCAATATCTCCCGTAAAAGTAATTGTCTTTTGAACGCCATTGTCAGACACAGTTAATTTACAGGCAGCGGCGCCCAATAAATGTCCTGTTGGAATAAATTCCAGTGAAATATTGTCTCTAATCTGAAATTGCTTATGATAAGCTACGGTAACCATTCTGTCCGCAGTATCCATTACATGCTTTTGCAGATACAACGGCGCGGTATAAAGATCAGCCTGGCTTCTGTTTCTCAATTTTCTCCGACCTTTTGGATTACCTTTCTTTTTATTGAAAAATAAATTTACAGCATCACTAAGCAGTAACTGACTAAGTTCTGCGGTAGGTGGGGTACATAAAATCTGCCCTTTGTAACCTTCTTTAATTAAGGTTGGAATATTTCCAGAATGGTCAATATGTGCATGAGTAAGTATAATCAGATCAATCTCGGCTGGATTAAAAGGGAAATTAGCGTTATGAGATAAATCTTTCCCTCCTTCATAATCAAGACCACAATCAATCAGAATTCTATAATTGTCAATATCTAAAAGGTGCATACTGCCAGTTACCTGTTTAGCAGCACCCCAACATGTTAGTTTCATATAAATATAATATCGATGATTTAGTAAGA
This genomic interval from Pseudopedobacter saltans DSM 12145 contains the following:
- a CDS encoding MFS transporter: MEAQEQYLQQDANKIAQKTIYTILFTISFTHLINDLIQSVIPSLYPLIKQNFNLTYAQIGLITLTYQLTASILQPFIGSYTDKKPKPFSLVIGMSSTTVGLILLAFSNTFAQLLLSVSFVGIGSSIFHPESSRVAHMASGGKKGLAQSIFQLGGNTGSAIGPLLAALIVIPHGQTHILWFTVIGVMGLIILTKIGKWYNNHLYLKKQTAKPIHDGSLKLSKGRITSALIILLVLIFSKYFYMASLTSYLTFFLIEKFNVSVQESQMYLFLFLAAIAIGTIIGGPLGDRFGRKYIIWISILGAAPFTLLLPHVNLFWTAALSLVIGVIIASAFSAILVYATDLLPGKVGMIAGLFFGFAFGMGGVGSALLGWLADKTDIFYVFNICSFLPLLGIITGFLPNIEPKKAQ
- a CDS encoding MBL fold metallo-hydrolase RNA specificity domain-containing protein yields the protein MKLTCWGAAKQVTGSMHLLDIDNYRILIDCGLDYEGGKDLSHNANFPFNPAEIDLIILTHAHIDHSGNIPTLIKEGYKGQILCTPPTAELSQLLLSDAVNLFFNKKKGNPKGRRKLRNRSQADLYTAPLYLQKHVMDTADRMVTVAYHKQFQIRDNISLEFIPTGHLLGAAACKLTVSDNGVQKTITFTGDIGRQNSPVLVDPEILSQTEYLVCESTYGGKHHSTDSTIEETLIKHITETCLEQPGRLIIPAFSVGRTQALVYSLNKIFSKKLLPPIPVFVDSPLANRATEVYRKYKNYVNEEAEAFYETYGDKFEFENLSYVKELKESKEIADHFEPCIIISSAGMLEGGRIQDHLFHNIQNIYAKILFIGYCSEGTLGHRLLRGDAFIRLKGKDLAVFAKIDKTDLFSGHADHQDILDYIAAIPKKPKRIFLVHGEQSSMLALKNDLENKDYQVSLPEKGMVFEL
- a CDS encoding DUF3307 domain-containing protein, encoding MYIFILKLILAHIIGDFSLQSNKWIAERNRNGAHSKYLYYHIGVHTLLILLFFIGSLSEYWLGLLIILISHFFIDLGKIYLEKKSTGYKLLLFTLDQLLHIIVIALVFYGYFGNVEMITMSLSIETIMLYAIAFLMVTSVAPTLLKLFFNKWYSALKENDESLDTDSLKDAGKYIGILERILIVTFISINFLEGIGYLLAAKSIFRFGDLTNSKDKKLTEYILLGTLISFSIALIVGLILRELLNLL
- the queG gene encoding tRNA epoxyqueuosine(34) reductase QueG — translated: MNEQQKLKYSEMIKAEAKRLGFLFCGISKAEFLEEEASRLEKWLRNDYQGEMAYMNNHFDKRLDPRLLVDGAKSVISIALNYYTDAKQNDESAPKISKYAYGTDYHFVIKDKLKSLHHFIEENIGAVSGRAFVDSAPVLDKAWAKKGGLGWVGKNANIINNKSGSFFFLGELIVDMELAYDVPFSTDHCGTCTRCIDACPTEAIVSPYVVDGSKCISYLTIELKEEIPHSFKNKMDNWMFGCDVCQNVCPWNRFSVIHQEEAFNPHPDLLEMSKRDWEEITEEVFGKVFKKSAVKRTKIAGLKRNITFIKTVE
- the ccoS gene encoding cbb3-type cytochrome oxidase assembly protein CcoS, which produces MKAIFFLIGCSVLVALLFLIAFLWAQRSGQNEDLYTPSVRMLFDDDGTEKDE
- a CDS encoding heavy metal translocating P-type ATPase, which translates into the protein MPTATKTTCYHCGNDCYTEEFQHAEKEFCCSGCLSVYQILTKSNLSNYYKLNRHPGESRISVTDKYLYLDEEEFVNKLIDYRDSQKTILTFYIPAIHCSSCIWLLERLNSLDDGIIENRVDFLKKQVHIQFNQSKTSLRKLVELLASIGYEPLISLNDVIKENKAIKDDTPTKIAVAGFCFGNIMMLSFPSYFGLSEAEAQFGQFFGLINVLLCFPVFFYSGRDYFKNAYHSLANRVLDINFPLALGILVMFVRTLAEWTFGLGEGYADSLAGLVFFLNVGKYMQNRTYYHLSFERDYRSFFPVAVQVVKENGEEIPTPLENLKKGDRIRVKNQEIIPADSILLRGEGLIDFSFVTGESQPVNKVLGEIIYAGGRQTGKSLELEVVKPVSQSYLTSLWNNEVFDKHQQNKIKTFLSVVSHYFSIILLIIAFGSLIYWLPIDWKVGVSAFTAVLIIACPCALALSTPFTMSTALSILDKNKFYLKNTDVVEQLAAVNTITFDKTGTVSISEVQGVVFKGIMEENEKQLIYNVCKNSSHPHSIRISNFLGKRKDIKIDNYEEILGKGIKAIVEGECVLIGSSSFVTGISQKEIETPEVHIKIDNKYIGFFQIKQRFREDLDVLLTSLNKDYQTYLLSGDTEQDAVVLNQFFKSKDDLKFKQSPEDKLNFIKSKQENGSKVLMVGDGLNDSGALKQSDAGIAVTDNINNFTPGSDAVLDGTMLNKLPDFLRFCKSSVKVIHKSFCISLVYNVFGLAFAVSGQLSPLFAAILMPLSTITIISFTTLAVRASAKKIGLL
- a CDS encoding FadR/GntR family transcriptional regulator — its product is MIIKKSLAESVSDKIKNQILSGFYKSGDKLPIEPELMKDFGVGRSSIREAVKLLVNSGYLRVQQGLGTFVEDASNIKNPLDKNFSKANLEDLDEVRRLLEMKIAEKAAFNRSEEDIRSMKAYLLERKLQAVTGNLEECVKADLNFHTSIAIASKNEIFFELYRTAAKHLKKWFMNHYSNTGSFIETQALHENLLQAIIDKKPNDAWAVAEKIIKWH